In a single window of the Octopus sinensis linkage group LG1, ASM634580v1, whole genome shotgun sequence genome:
- the LOC115218456 gene encoding sphingomyelin phosphodiesterase 4: MAAMTGGSLSILVEFQNAISKPLLKRFEMVTSIIMSISTKEAHHIFPTILESIFGFGHEPGWNLEYINKIKTPEEYEYGRAFLSPNGPLMKLVYRLQSDPYLSYDFPLHCLPAPTRRLIEEGAVPVFYANKLQMQAFGRPYLTLTPFELFLFHFAFMLVSPKSRLNCPIWGHFSAFLYPTLVEDYLDYLLPLEKQQIPAIPHMPSLVRSPVIQSQNTGSPIQSSHSSVSPKYIPGLRLFKSSVVTAQKQPFKSPSVLDQSGTEMWHSEALIQVFSDFWLNQNSANVNQLGVLYQNEELYVPTINHIRIARVLVKHLHYFVNSALPPISSPPYYQQLPTSIDQFKKTTVLGIIQKRLYTFLRHAFHWWPLDSSFRLLLETWLSYIQPWRYVSQTKPNLRSNNEEDDNAIIQDRWYSFVVDNLLFYSAIFHQILPRFFRMDLTSPHNAYMMFRITKVFSNPNLVAMLHKAEEEMYQPIFLQASTSRDIGGSYLSPDHRLNAALNVQISELERPGFQYLPLFDRTTVDTVRKLLINIAHAKKEVRASEQAEKSSQFNFPTIWLKMASFFNPNNFSGDSDSIELQRKTRQHLEMVENQLQYIFDIAPPEVLFYDDNKDNNSNLTNGDVHKQCQHNETLPDFETTYEGKRLTDVGRHQLMNRLRTANVSYQGDPDLQPVRSFENGFLVQNLYNICCQINNQCSTTIHNLYYREDFLGRVMRAYIQPPLCLRDFYSPNQLRITSMSSKPHISLRLFASYYILFRLLLLYLILYLCYDISFITYFIILFLIIFFYGIVHGIFIKQPAKPPPRNRSGSFEDLMCNFE; this comes from the exons GTGGAATTCCAGAATGCTATTTCGAAACCACTGTTAAAGCGTTTTGAAATGGTGACTTCAATTATCATGAGCATAAGTACAAAG GAAGCTCACCATATTTTCCCAACTATATTAGAAAGTATTTTCGGATTTGGCCATGAGCCTGGTTGGAATTTAGAATATATCAACAAGATCAAAACACCAGAAGAATATGAATATGGCAGGGCTTTTCTGTCACCAAATGGCCCCTTAATGAAATTGGTATATCGCCTACAGTCTGATCCTTATTTATCATATGATTTCCCTTTGCATTGTCTACCA GCACCAACAAGACGTTTGATTGAAGAAGGAGCTGTGCCGGTATTTTACGCCAACAAACTACAGATGCAAGCATTTGGTCGTCCTTATCTAACTCTCA CTccatttgaattatttcttttccattttgccTTTATGCTTGTGAGCCCTAAATCTAGGCTGAACTGCCCAATTTGGGGTCACTTTTCTGCTTTTTTATATCCAACTTTGGTTGAGGATTATTTAGACTACTTGTTACCTCTGGAGAAACAGCAAATTCCAGCCATCCCTCATATGCCATCTTTGGTGCGAAGTCCTGTCATTCAGTCCCAGAATACTGG TTCACCAATCCAATCCAGTCACTCGTCTGTTTCTCCAAAATACATTCCTGGTCTTCGATTATTCAAATCCAGTGTTGTCACTGCTCAGAAACAACCTTTCAAATCTCCATCAGTCCTTGATCAATCTGGTACAGAAATGTGGCATTCGGAAGCCCTTATTCAG gtATTTTCTGATTTTTGGCTGAATCAGAACTCTGCAAATGTCAACCAACTTGGTGTTTTGTATCAAAATGAG GAATTATATGTACCGACAATCAACCACATTCGAATAGCACGGGTGCTTGTAAAACATCTGCACTATTTTGTGAACAGTGCATTACCTCCAATATCATCACCGCCTTACTACCAACAGCTCCCCACATCAATTGATCAATTCAAAAA GACTACAGTTCTTGGAATCATTCAGAAGCGCCTTTATACATTTTTACGTCATGCTTTCCACTGGTGGCCACTGGATTCTTCATTTCGATTG CTATTAGAGACCTGGTTAAGTTACATTCAGCCTTGGCGCTATGTTAGCCAAACTAAGCCTAACTTACGGAGTAATAATGAAGAGGATGATAATGCAATTATACAAGACAGATG GTACAGTTTTGTTGTTGATAACTTACTGTTCTACTCTGCAATTTTCCATCAAATTCTGCCACGTTTCTTCCGAATGGATCTTACTTCTCCCCACAATGCTTACATGATGTTCAGAATAACAAAG GTGTTCAGCAATCCTAACCTTGTAGCTATGCTTCACAAAG CTGAAGAGGAAATGTATCAACCAATATTCCTTCAAGCCAGTACATCCAGAGATATTGGTGGTAGCTATTTGTCTCCTGATCACAGATTAAATGCTGCTCTCAATGTTCAAATATCAGAATTGGAGAGACCTGGATTCCAATACTTGCCACTGTTTGATCGAACTACAGTTGATACA GTCCGGAAATTACTGATAAACATTGCCCATGCCAAAAAAGAAGTTAGAGCTTCTGAACAGGCTGAGAAGTCATCACAGTTTAATTTTCCAACCATTTGGTTAAAAATGGCATCTTTTTTCAACCCTAACAACTTTTCTGGTGATAGTGATTCCATTGAACTACAGAGGAAGACCAGGCAACATTTGGAGATGGTAGAAAACcagttacaatatatatttgat ATTGCACCTCCAGAAGTTTTATTCTATGATGACAACAAAGATAATAATTCAAATTTAACAAATGGTGATGTTCATAAACAATGCCAACATAATGAAACTTTACCTGATTTTGAAACTACATATGAAGGTAAACGCCTAACTGATGTTGGAAGACACCag CTGATGAACCGGCTGCGTACAGCCAACGTGAGTTACCAAGGTGATCCAGACCTGCAACCAGTGAGAAGTTTTGAGAACGGATTCTTGGTACAGAATCTTTACAACATTTGCTGTCAGATCAACAACCAG TGTTCTACAACCATCCACAATTTGTATTACCGTGAAGATTTCCTCGGTCGAGTTATGCGAGCCTATATCCAACCACCGTTGTGCCTCCGGGATTTCTACTCACCAAACCAGTTACGCATCACATCAATGTCGAGCAAACCACACATAAGTCTTCGTCTCTTTGCCAGCTACTACATCCTCTTTCGACTGTTGCTGCTGTACTTGATACTCTATCTCTGCTACGACATCAGTTTCATTACTTACTTCATCATTTTGTTCTTAATCATCTTTTTCTATGGTATTGTCCATGGCATCTTCATAAAGCAGCCTGCAAAACCACCTCCAAGAAACCGCTCAGGCAGTTTTGAGGATTTGATGTGTAATTTCGAATAG